A region from the Antennarius striatus isolate MH-2024 chromosome 22, ASM4005453v1, whole genome shotgun sequence genome encodes:
- the cbll1 gene encoding E3 ubiquitin-protein ligase Hakai isoform X1 yields the protein MDHSDNDLQGSDGSGSLGGPDVRRRIPIKLISKQPLRSKPPPRIQRPGNRPGKIETGEDGRHKPLSDNFGFKQEERFDCGAKAGDVFAGQRRFPQQLFWDYKLNLIGERDEVPIHFCDKCGLPIQLYGRMIPCKHVFCYDCALLHEKKGEKMCPGLTLYNCTDPVQRIEQCQRGSLYMCSVVPGCKRTYLSQRDLQAHVNHRHMRATKSSAGRQEPVHLPPASEVPERFRVPPPHLPKNHVHLPNPLQHSSHDPYSQPPPPSAHEAPPPGPETFRIATVTTRKHSNLITVPIQDDSSSSRDPHPGGPAPPPHHHPGDYPGQPPVVSHAHHMMAPPQPHFVPPPPPPPPISHPMQHPPQASGTPHMVYNQAPPPNMSTAPPPITPPPGHIMSQLPPYMNHPPPGPPPQHSGPPVNAPPPHHYNPSSMQQFPEDQGTLSPPFNQPGGLSPGMWPAPRGPPPPRMQGPPPQGQMPGPHHPDQGRYRPYYQ from the exons ATGGACCACAGCG ATAATGATCTTCAAGGAAGCGATGGCTCTGGGAGTTTGGGTGGACCAGATGTTCGCCGACGAATCCCCATCAAACTCATATCCAAGCAGCCCCTAAGGAGCAAACCTCCGCCCCGCATCCAGAGACCCGGCAACAGACCTGGTAAAATTGAGACTGGAGAAGATGGTAGGCACAAACCACTTTCAG ATAACTTTGGCTTTAAACAAGAGGAGAGATTTGATTGCGGCGCTAAAGCCGGTGATGTGTTTGCTGGTCAGAGGAGATTCCCCCAACAACTGTTTTGGGACTATAAG TTAAACTTGATTGGGGAGAGGGACGAAGTGCCCATCCACTTTTGTGATAAATGTGGTCTTCCTATCCAGCTTTACGGGCGGATG ATCCCttgcaaacatgttttctgcTATGACTGTGCTTTGCTTCATgagaagaaaggagagaagaTGTGCCCTGG CCTCACCTTGTATAACTGCACAGACCCGGTGCAGCGTATTGAACAGTGTCAGCGCGGCTCCCTCTACATGTGCAGCGTCGTGCCAGGGTGCAAGCGCACCTACCTCTCCCAGCGTGACCTGCAGGCTCACGTCAACCATCGCCACATGAGGGCCACCAAGTCTTCAGCAGGGCGCCAGGAGCCTGTGCACCTACCTCCTGCATCTGAGGTCCCCGAGCGGTTCCGTGTGCCTCCCCCTCACCTACCCAAGAACCATGTTCACCTCCCCAACCCCCTCCAACACAGCAGTCACGACCCGTACAGTCAGCCACCGCCACCCAGCGCCCacgaagccccgcctcctggccCTGAGACATTCCGCATTGCCACGGTAACAACTCGTAAACACAGCAATCTTATCACCGTGCCCATCCAGgatgactcctcttcctctcgagACCCCCACCCGGGTGGGCCAGCACCGCCACCTCACCACCACCCTGGGGACTATCCCGGCCAACCGCCCGTAGTGTCTCACGCTCACCACATGATGGCGCCACCACAACCGCATTTTGTGCCTCCGCCACCCCCACCGCCCCCTATCAGCCATCCAATGCAGCACCCACCCCAGGCGTCTGGGACACCACACATGGTGTACAACCAAGCCCCTCCCCCCAACATGTCCACAGCACCCCCACCAATCACCCCTCCACCTGGGCACATCATGAGCCAATTGCCCCCCTATATGAACCACCCTCCTCCAGGACCTCCACCGCAACACAGCGGCCCCCCAGTCAACGCCCCACCGCCTCATCATTACAACCCCAGCTCCATGCAGCAGTTCCCTGAAGACCAGGGTACCCTCAGCCCCCCCTTCAACCAGCCAGGAGGCCTCAGTCCAGGGATGTGGCCTGCTCCGCGAGGGCCTCCGCCCCCGCGGATGCAGGGCCCTCCCCCCCAGGGCCAGATGCCCGGACCACACCACCCGGACCAGGGCCGCTACCGACCTTACTATCAGTAA
- the cbll1 gene encoding E3 ubiquitin-protein ligase Hakai isoform X2, translating to MDHSDNDLQGSDGSGSLGGPDVRRRIPIKLISKQPLRSKPPPRIQRPGNRPGKIETGEDDNFGFKQEERFDCGAKAGDVFAGQRRFPQQLFWDYKLNLIGERDEVPIHFCDKCGLPIQLYGRMIPCKHVFCYDCALLHEKKGEKMCPGLTLYNCTDPVQRIEQCQRGSLYMCSVVPGCKRTYLSQRDLQAHVNHRHMRATKSSAGRQEPVHLPPASEVPERFRVPPPHLPKNHVHLPNPLQHSSHDPYSQPPPPSAHEAPPPGPETFRIATVTTRKHSNLITVPIQDDSSSSRDPHPGGPAPPPHHHPGDYPGQPPVVSHAHHMMAPPQPHFVPPPPPPPPISHPMQHPPQASGTPHMVYNQAPPPNMSTAPPPITPPPGHIMSQLPPYMNHPPPGPPPQHSGPPVNAPPPHHYNPSSMQQFPEDQGTLSPPFNQPGGLSPGMWPAPRGPPPPRMQGPPPQGQMPGPHHPDQGRYRPYYQ from the exons ATGGACCACAGCG ATAATGATCTTCAAGGAAGCGATGGCTCTGGGAGTTTGGGTGGACCAGATGTTCGCCGACGAATCCCCATCAAACTCATATCCAAGCAGCCCCTAAGGAGCAAACCTCCGCCCCGCATCCAGAGACCCGGCAACAGACCTGGTAAAATTGAGACTGGAGAAGATG ATAACTTTGGCTTTAAACAAGAGGAGAGATTTGATTGCGGCGCTAAAGCCGGTGATGTGTTTGCTGGTCAGAGGAGATTCCCCCAACAACTGTTTTGGGACTATAAG TTAAACTTGATTGGGGAGAGGGACGAAGTGCCCATCCACTTTTGTGATAAATGTGGTCTTCCTATCCAGCTTTACGGGCGGATG ATCCCttgcaaacatgttttctgcTATGACTGTGCTTTGCTTCATgagaagaaaggagagaagaTGTGCCCTGG CCTCACCTTGTATAACTGCACAGACCCGGTGCAGCGTATTGAACAGTGTCAGCGCGGCTCCCTCTACATGTGCAGCGTCGTGCCAGGGTGCAAGCGCACCTACCTCTCCCAGCGTGACCTGCAGGCTCACGTCAACCATCGCCACATGAGGGCCACCAAGTCTTCAGCAGGGCGCCAGGAGCCTGTGCACCTACCTCCTGCATCTGAGGTCCCCGAGCGGTTCCGTGTGCCTCCCCCTCACCTACCCAAGAACCATGTTCACCTCCCCAACCCCCTCCAACACAGCAGTCACGACCCGTACAGTCAGCCACCGCCACCCAGCGCCCacgaagccccgcctcctggccCTGAGACATTCCGCATTGCCACGGTAACAACTCGTAAACACAGCAATCTTATCACCGTGCCCATCCAGgatgactcctcttcctctcgagACCCCCACCCGGGTGGGCCAGCACCGCCACCTCACCACCACCCTGGGGACTATCCCGGCCAACCGCCCGTAGTGTCTCACGCTCACCACATGATGGCGCCACCACAACCGCATTTTGTGCCTCCGCCACCCCCACCGCCCCCTATCAGCCATCCAATGCAGCACCCACCCCAGGCGTCTGGGACACCACACATGGTGTACAACCAAGCCCCTCCCCCCAACATGTCCACAGCACCCCCACCAATCACCCCTCCACCTGGGCACATCATGAGCCAATTGCCCCCCTATATGAACCACCCTCCTCCAGGACCTCCACCGCAACACAGCGGCCCCCCAGTCAACGCCCCACCGCCTCATCATTACAACCCCAGCTCCATGCAGCAGTTCCCTGAAGACCAGGGTACCCTCAGCCCCCCCTTCAACCAGCCAGGAGGCCTCAGTCCAGGGATGTGGCCTGCTCCGCGAGGGCCTCCGCCCCCGCGGATGCAGGGCCCTCCCCCCCAGGGCCAGATGCCCGGACCACACCACCCGGACCAGGGCCGCTACCGACCTTACTATCAGTAA
- the LOC137589231 gene encoding chloride anion exchanger-like isoform X1, translating into MSTFRKQYAVARPVYSEESFSDDHEKIYRKRKTLLDHMKQYLTCDSKRAKNATLSLLPIIGWMKIYRFKEWLPGDVVSGISTGLVAIMQGLAFAMLAELPASYGLYTAFFPVLVYFIFGTSRHLSVGSFPVLSLMVGAVVIRLVPDAGPPANITDFEGLSRDQQRVLVASSMTFLMGIFQLGMGVLQVGFVVRYLSDTLVSGFTTAAAVHILVSQLKFVLGLDVPGISGPLSIIYTLEKIFAQISSTNICDLVMSILIMLAVYAVKELNEIYKAKLPVPIPIEAISTVIACGASYGFNFKMTFGVGVVGKMVQGYEAPFAPNVQILQESAVEAFPTAIVGFAVAFSVAKVYAIKHDYIIDGNQELIAFGLSNIFGASFRSFAASTALSRTAVQESSGGKTQIAGLISALMAMIVTLALGFLLEPLPRSVLGALVIINLKGMLMQFREVPYLWRKDKPDCVVWVLTCVSACLLGLDLGLAVGLGVELLTVVFRTQFPRCAVLANIPGTDLYRDSKDYLHLFEPRGVKIFRIPSPIFFANVDFFKDKLTAAVGFNPLRVLRKRNKALKKIKKLCQGEHLDFTEKGVEDVYRQKTDDVEELDRPIDFSALPFQVDWNDKFPDGISVPRVDIHSLILDFSAVSFLDIAAIKGLKTVIRDFLRIDVDVYIASCDAYILEKLQSCQFFDQEILTSMFFVTLHDAMLHALEKQKGDRHKDRVFNNTKL; encoded by the exons ATGTCGACTTTTAGGAAACAATATGCCGTTGCCAGACCTGTGTACTCTGAGGAGAGCTTCAGCGATGATCATGAGAAAATCTACAGGAAGCGCAAAACCCTTCTGGACCATATGAAACAGTATCTGAC CTGTGATTCAAAACGTGCCAAGAATGCGACGCTGTCTCTTCTGCCCATCATCGGATGGATGAAGATCTACAGGTTTAAAGAGTGGCTGCCGGGGGATGTGGTGTCTGGGATCAGCACTGGACTGGTGGCCATCATGCAGG GGCTGGCCTTTGCTATGCTGGCAGAGTTGCCGGCGAGCTACGGCCTCTACACGGCTTTTTTTCCAGTGTTAGTATACTTCATCTTTGGCACTTCAAGACACCTATCTGTAG GCTCCTTCCCAGTTCTGAGCCTGATGGTGGGGGCTGTGGTGATCCGCCTGGTCCCAGATGCCGGACCGCCGGCCAACATCACCGACTTTGAGGGCCTTTCTCGAGACCAGCAAAGGGTCCTGGTGGCGTCTTCTATGACTTTCCTCATGGGAATTTTCCAG CTTGGCATGGGTGTCCTACAGGTGGGCTTTGTTGTCAGGTACCTGTCCGACACTCTGGTGTCCGGCTTCACCACAGCAGCTGCCGTCCACATCCTGGTGTCTCAACTCAAGTTTGTGTTGGGACTTGACgtcccaggcatcagtggtccACTGTCTATCATATAT ACCCTGGAGAAAATATTTGCCCAGATCTCCTCCACCAACATCTGTGACCTGGTGATGTCCATATTGATCATGTTGGCTGTGTATGCTGTGAAGGAACTGAATGAAATTTACAAAGCCAAGCTGCCTGTTCCCATCCCAATAGAGGCTATCTCG ACTGTCATAGCATGTGGGGCCTCCTACGGCTTCAACTTCAAAATGACATTCGGTGTCGGAGTTGTTGGCAAGATGGTTCAAGG GTACGAGGCTCCCTTTGCTCCCAATGTTCAGATCCTTCAAGAGAGCGCCGTGGAGGCATTCCCTACAGCCATAGTCGGGTTTGCTGTTGCTTTTTCTGTGGCCAAAGTCTATGCCATCAAGCACGATTACATCATTGATGGGAACCAG GAACTCATTGCATTCGGGTTAAGCAACATATTTGGTGCAAGCTTCAGGTCTTTTGCTGCAAGCACAGCGCTCTCCAGGACGGCTGTGCAGGAGAGCTCCGGGGGCAAAACGCAG ATTGCAGGTCTGATCTCAGCCCTCATGGCCATGATTGTAACTTTAGCACTTGGCTTCCTGCTGGAGCCGCTGCCCCGG TCCGTCCTGGGTGCCTTAGTCATCATCAACCTGAAGGGCATGCTGATGCAGTTCAGAGAAGTCCCGTACTTGTGGAGGAAGGACAAACCAGACTGC GTGGTTTGGGTGTTGACATGTGTAAGTGCCTGCCTGCTGGGCCTGGACCTTGGGCTGGCGGTGGGGTTAGGGGTGGAGCTGCTCACGGTCGTCTTCAGGACTCAATt CCCCCGCTGTGCCGTCTTGgctaacatcccagggacagaTCTCTACAGAGATAGCAAAGACTATCTTCAT TTATTTGAACCAAGGGGAGTAAAAATCTTCCGGATCCCTTCACCGATCTTCTTTGCCAATGTTGATTTCTTCAAGGACAAGCTCACAGCGGCT GTTGGGTTTAACCCTCTGAGGGTTTTGAGGAAGAGGAACAAAGCTCTCAAGAAGATCAAGAAACTTTGTCAGGGTGAACATTTGGATTTTACCGAG AAAGGCGTTGAAGATGTATACCGCCAAAAAACTGATGATGTGGAGGAGCTCGATCGGCCCATTGACTTCAGTGCTCTTCCTTTCCAGGTGGATTGGAATGACAAGTTTCCCGATGGAATCAGTGTTCCCAGGGTGGACATCCACAGCCTGATCCTGGACTTCTCTGCTGTGTCCTTCCTTGACATTGCTGCTATAAAGGGACTCAAGACA GTGATCAGAGACTTTCTCCGTATTGACGTAGATGTTTACATTGCATCGTGTGATG CTTACATCCTGGAGAAACTACAGAGCTGTCAATTCTTCGATCAAGAGATTCTGACTTCCATGTTCTTCGTGACACTTCATGACGCCATGCTGCATGCACTTGAGAAACAAAAGGGGGACAGACATAAAGACAGGGTG ttCAACAATACCAAACTGTAG
- the LOC137589231 gene encoding chloride anion exchanger-like isoform X2, with protein sequence MSTFRKQYAVARPVYSEESFSDDHEKIYRKRKTLLDHMKQYLTCDSKRAKNATLSLLPIIGWMKIYRFKEWLPGDVVSGISTGLVAIMQGLAFAMLAELPASYGLYTAFFPVLVYFIFGTSRHLSVGSFPVLSLMVGAVVIRLVPDAGPPANITDFEGLSRDQQRVLVASSMTFLMGIFQLGMGVLQVGFVVRYLSDTLVSGFTTAAAVHILVSQLKFVLGLDVPGISGPLSIIYTLEKIFAQISSTNICDLVMSILIMLAVYAVKELNEIYKAKLPVPIPIEAISTVIACGASYGFNFKMTFGVGVVGKMVQGYEAPFAPNVQILQESAVEAFPTAIVGFAVAFSVAKVYAIKHDYIIDGNQELIAFGLSNIFGASFRSFAASTALSRTAVQESSGGKTQIAGLISALMAMIVTLALGFLLEPLPRSVLGALVIINLKGMLMQFREVPYLWRKDKPDCVVWVLTCVSACLLGLDLGLAVGLGVELLTVVFRTQFPRCAVLANIPGTDLYRDSKDYLHLFEPRGVKIFRIPSPIFFANVDFFKDKLTAAVGFNPLRVLRKRNKALKKIKKLCQGEHLDFTEVDWNDKFPDGISVPRVDIHSLILDFSAVSFLDIAAIKGLKTVIRDFLRIDVDVYIASCDAYILEKLQSCQFFDQEILTSMFFVTLHDAMLHALEKQKGDRHKDRVFNNTKL encoded by the exons ATGTCGACTTTTAGGAAACAATATGCCGTTGCCAGACCTGTGTACTCTGAGGAGAGCTTCAGCGATGATCATGAGAAAATCTACAGGAAGCGCAAAACCCTTCTGGACCATATGAAACAGTATCTGAC CTGTGATTCAAAACGTGCCAAGAATGCGACGCTGTCTCTTCTGCCCATCATCGGATGGATGAAGATCTACAGGTTTAAAGAGTGGCTGCCGGGGGATGTGGTGTCTGGGATCAGCACTGGACTGGTGGCCATCATGCAGG GGCTGGCCTTTGCTATGCTGGCAGAGTTGCCGGCGAGCTACGGCCTCTACACGGCTTTTTTTCCAGTGTTAGTATACTTCATCTTTGGCACTTCAAGACACCTATCTGTAG GCTCCTTCCCAGTTCTGAGCCTGATGGTGGGGGCTGTGGTGATCCGCCTGGTCCCAGATGCCGGACCGCCGGCCAACATCACCGACTTTGAGGGCCTTTCTCGAGACCAGCAAAGGGTCCTGGTGGCGTCTTCTATGACTTTCCTCATGGGAATTTTCCAG CTTGGCATGGGTGTCCTACAGGTGGGCTTTGTTGTCAGGTACCTGTCCGACACTCTGGTGTCCGGCTTCACCACAGCAGCTGCCGTCCACATCCTGGTGTCTCAACTCAAGTTTGTGTTGGGACTTGACgtcccaggcatcagtggtccACTGTCTATCATATAT ACCCTGGAGAAAATATTTGCCCAGATCTCCTCCACCAACATCTGTGACCTGGTGATGTCCATATTGATCATGTTGGCTGTGTATGCTGTGAAGGAACTGAATGAAATTTACAAAGCCAAGCTGCCTGTTCCCATCCCAATAGAGGCTATCTCG ACTGTCATAGCATGTGGGGCCTCCTACGGCTTCAACTTCAAAATGACATTCGGTGTCGGAGTTGTTGGCAAGATGGTTCAAGG GTACGAGGCTCCCTTTGCTCCCAATGTTCAGATCCTTCAAGAGAGCGCCGTGGAGGCATTCCCTACAGCCATAGTCGGGTTTGCTGTTGCTTTTTCTGTGGCCAAAGTCTATGCCATCAAGCACGATTACATCATTGATGGGAACCAG GAACTCATTGCATTCGGGTTAAGCAACATATTTGGTGCAAGCTTCAGGTCTTTTGCTGCAAGCACAGCGCTCTCCAGGACGGCTGTGCAGGAGAGCTCCGGGGGCAAAACGCAG ATTGCAGGTCTGATCTCAGCCCTCATGGCCATGATTGTAACTTTAGCACTTGGCTTCCTGCTGGAGCCGCTGCCCCGG TCCGTCCTGGGTGCCTTAGTCATCATCAACCTGAAGGGCATGCTGATGCAGTTCAGAGAAGTCCCGTACTTGTGGAGGAAGGACAAACCAGACTGC GTGGTTTGGGTGTTGACATGTGTAAGTGCCTGCCTGCTGGGCCTGGACCTTGGGCTGGCGGTGGGGTTAGGGGTGGAGCTGCTCACGGTCGTCTTCAGGACTCAATt CCCCCGCTGTGCCGTCTTGgctaacatcccagggacagaTCTCTACAGAGATAGCAAAGACTATCTTCAT TTATTTGAACCAAGGGGAGTAAAAATCTTCCGGATCCCTTCACCGATCTTCTTTGCCAATGTTGATTTCTTCAAGGACAAGCTCACAGCGGCT GTTGGGTTTAACCCTCTGAGGGTTTTGAGGAAGAGGAACAAAGCTCTCAAGAAGATCAAGAAACTTTGTCAGGGTGAACATTTGGATTTTACCGAG GTGGATTGGAATGACAAGTTTCCCGATGGAATCAGTGTTCCCAGGGTGGACATCCACAGCCTGATCCTGGACTTCTCTGCTGTGTCCTTCCTTGACATTGCTGCTATAAAGGGACTCAAGACA GTGATCAGAGACTTTCTCCGTATTGACGTAGATGTTTACATTGCATCGTGTGATG CTTACATCCTGGAGAAACTACAGAGCTGTCAATTCTTCGATCAAGAGATTCTGACTTCCATGTTCTTCGTGACACTTCATGACGCCATGCTGCATGCACTTGAGAAACAAAAGGGGGACAGACATAAAGACAGGGTG ttCAACAATACCAAACTGTAG